In Bacillota bacterium, a single genomic region encodes these proteins:
- the groES gene encoding co-chaperone GroES, with product MAEVRPLGDRVLVKPIEQEERTKGGIVLPDTAKEKPQLGEVIAIGTGRLLENGQRVPLEVKVGDRVIYAKYGGTEVKLDGVEYLILRESDILAIQK from the coding sequence ATGGCAGAGGTTCGACCGCTCGGGGATCGGGTGCTGGTCAAGCCCATCGAGCAAGAGGAGCGCACCAAGGGGGGTATCGTTCTCCCGGATACCGCGAAGGAGAAGCCCCAGCTCGGTGAGGTGATCGCCATCGGCACCGGCCGGCTCCTCGAAAACGGCCAGCGGGTCCCGCTGGAGGTGAAGGTCGGGGACCGGGTGATCTACGCCAAGTACGGCGGCACCGAAGTGAAGCTCGACGGCGTTGAGTACCTGATCCTGCGGGAGAGCGACATCCTGGCCATTCAGAAGTAG